A window of the Kazachstania africana CBS 2517 chromosome 10, complete genome genome harbors these coding sequences:
- the RSM25 gene encoding mitochondrial 37S ribosomal protein mS23 (similar to Saccharomyces cerevisiae RSM25 (YIL093C); ancestral locus Anc_2.290), producing MKIQTNATNILERTSAYLQAGLLRNAPAFYDVIAQVPPSTKFTREPKLVNPSTGQDRTRFRELTDKVNWRGLYKTRYAASDRHASVSRLYKASRLKYLEDDLRQLFYDQHPWELSRPKIVIENNIDNSSLDWSNIQQLGKPVDGESVVQRTLFLMKNKKHDNLADCYDQARFEFYQVRMQRDSEEQIATEEAAMFGSIFGPTALEYGIQREQDVIAKWKQRAIRETELLDAKRANPSDSWAQEESSDKDLDQQEEDEEIEELQL from the coding sequence ATGAAGATTCAGACCAATGCAACCAACATACTAGAGAGAACGTCTGCATATCTGCAAGCTGGCTTGCTTAGAAACGCACCTGCCTTCTATGACGTTATTGCTCAAGTGCCTCCTTCGACGAAGTTTACTAGAGAGCCCAAATTGGTCAACCCGTCTACAGGTCAAGATAGAACTCGATTTAGAGAGTTAACAGATAAAGTCAATTGGAGAGGGCTGTATAAGACACGATATGCAGCTTCTGATAGGCATGCCTCGGTGAGTCGACTTTATAAGGCATCAAGATTGAAGTACTTGGAAGATGATTTACGTCAATTGTTCTATGATCAGCACCCATGGGAACTTTCTAGAccaaaaattgtaattGAGAACAATATAGATAATAGTTCATTGGATTGGAGCAATATACAGCAACTGGGGAAACCCGTAGATGGCGAAAGTGTTGTACAGAGAACActatttttaatgaaaaataagaagCACGACAACTTGGCAGACTGCTATGATCAAGCCAGGTTTGAATTTTACCAAGTTAGAATGCAACGTGATTCGGAGGAGCAAATTGCCACAGAGGAGGCTGCGATGTTTGGATCAATATTCGGGCCTACCGCTCTTGAATATGGTATCCAGAGGGAACAGGATGTAATTGCTAAATGGAAGCAAAGGGCCATACGGGAAACTGAATTACTGGATGCCAAACGTGCGAATCCATCGGATTCCTGGGCTCAAGAAGAGAGTAGTGACAAGGACCTGGATCAACAGGAAGAGGACGAAGAAATCGAGGAACTGCAACTCTAA
- the LYS12 gene encoding homoisocitrate dehydrogenase (similar to Saccharomyces cerevisiae LYS12 (YIL094C); ancestral locus Anc_2.287) — protein MLRSVVTKSATIRHLSTKGINKSLTIGLIPGDGIGKEVIPAGKQVLQNLSSRHGLNFNFIDLEAGFQTFLDTGKALPDETVKVLKEQCQGVLFGAVQSPTTRVDNYSSPIVALRKELQLYANIRPVKSVAGAHSGKPVDMVIVRENTEDLYIKIEKSYKDQNGMRVAEATKRITEVATRKIAKIALDVALQRLKTNGKATLTVTHKSNVLSQSDGLFREICKDVYQANKDKYAGINYNEQIIDSMVYRMFREPEYFDVIVAPNLYGDILSDGAAALVGSLGVVPSANVGPDIVMGEPCHGSAPDIAGKGIANPIATIRSTALMLEFLGHKEAAQDIHKAVESNMRENKIKTPDLGGNSSTQNVVDDVLEKLAK, from the coding sequence ATGCTAAGATCAGTTGTAACAAAATCCGCTACAATTCGCCATCTTTCCACTAAGGgaataaataaatcacTGACCATCGGTTTAATTCCAGGTGATGGTATAGGTAAAGAAGTGATACCTGCTGGTAAACAagttttacaaaatttgagCTCGAGACATGgcttgaatttcaattttattgacTTAGAAGCTGGTTTCCAAACTTTTCTCGATACCGGTAAAGCTCTTCCAGATGAAACAGTCAAAGTCCTAAAAGAACAATGTCAAGGTGTGCTATTCGGTGCCGTTCAGTCTCCAACCACTAGAGTGGATAATTACTCTTCCCCTATTGTTGCTCTTAGAAAGGAGTTACAACTTTATGCTAATATTCGTCCAGTAAAAAGTGTTGCTGGCGCTCATAGCGGTAAACCCGTTGATATGGTAATTGTCAGGGAAAATACTGAAGATTTATACAtcaagattgaaaaatcctACAAGGATCAAAATGGTATGAGGGTGGCGGAGGCTACCAAGAGAATCACTGAAGTAgcaacaagaaaaattgcaaaaattgCTCTTGATGTAGCTTTACAGAGGCTGAAGACTAATGGCAAAGCTACTTTAACAGTGACACATAAATCTAATGTCCTTTCACAAAGTGATGGTTTGTTCAGAGAAATTTGTAAGGATGTTTATCAGGCAAATAAGGACAAATATGCAGGCATAAATTATAATGaacaaattattgattcCATGGTCTACAGAATGTTCAGAGAACCAGAATACTTCGATGTTATTGTTGCACCAAACTTATACGGTGACATCTTATCCGATGGTGCTGCAGCATTAGTCGGATCCTTAGGTGTTGTTCCAAGTGCCAATGTAGGTCCTGACATCGTTATGGGTGAGCCATGTCATGGTTCTGCTCCAGATATTGCTGGTAAGGGTATTGCTAATCCAATTGCCACTATCAGATCTACTGCACTAATGTTAGAGTTCTTAGGACATAAGGAAGCCGCACAAGATATACATAAGGCAGTTGAATCAAATATGAGAGAAAATAAGATTAAGACTCCTGATTTAGGTGGAAACTCTAGTACCCAAAATGTAGTTGACGATGTCTTGGAGAAGTTagcaaaataa
- the PRK1 gene encoding serine/threonine protein kinase PRK1 (similar to Saccharomyces cerevisiae PRK1 (YIL095W) and ARK1 (YNL020C); ancestral locus Anc_2.284): MNHPQIETFPSGQILTVGSHHAKVIKYLTSGGYAQVYKVEISPSDPYINSNIACLKRVIVPDKPSLNTLRAEVDAMKLLKNNRHVVSYIDSHASKSAIYNGAYEVFVLMEFCERGGLIDFMNSRLQHRLTEAEILTIMSHTSQGIAAMHRLQPALLHRDIKIENVLISQNNEYKVCDFGSVCGIVRPPKNQQEFNFVYHDIMKNTTAQYRSPEMLDLSKGLPINEKSDIWALGVFLYKLCYYTTPFEKNGGEAAILQARFQYPSYPMYSDRLKNLIRVMLSKNPSDRPNVCQVLEEVSRLQGIPCPIRNFYLLRAMENNKRTIEQPVQNVYMPTTLSQPSTQMNLASLNDTLPTAALKFNQTTIPPTNQHSPHLLHTQTLPLPTNDHPVAISHVQDKISPHELLKKSSKSLGSTGTSNKNVIDTSAPDHFTKLLHASKNTDLSYQPVTVPTSSSLYNLPRANLSSSPQKSWKSINDNYDVSKRPTNYVDEETQTYTGQSTFLRRTSSNRSNRSISSQYSGVQENTTGSSLVRKLSVKLKNVLTGESIKSRQNTGDSIRSAMNSIRSGFTGNNNNTRSASYDNGKRLSSVNLHMHSAILEQDDSDEFEMPRYNSVSSNTLKDVEEHERRTVNTSSREYYRSQSPVRMSVNREMKNSIQKRVQDLLKNAEENTTATVRTASGYGKYTDYNKNKDEISPTKSRVAQFNQSTAALASLSGKRKKPPVPYKRDSLKPTPPAKPAFLSSRPVASSRVSSNATDMLVDLSVDDIEKDIRRRFPSTVG, translated from the coding sequence ATGAACCATCCACAAATAGAGACCTTTCCATCAGGACAGATACTCACAGTAGGTTCTCATCATGCGAAAGTGATAAAATATCTAACTAGCGGTGGTTACGCACAAGTTTATAAAGTAGAAATATCCCCATCGGATCCTTACATAAACTCTAATATTGCATGTCTTAAACGAGTCATCGTTCCCGATAAGCCAAGTTTGAATACATTAAGAGCTGAGGTGGATGCTatgaaattgttgaaaaacAACCGTCATGTTGTTTCATACATTGATTCACATGCTTCAAAATCTGCTATATATAATGGTGCATATGAAGTATTCGTGTTGATGGAATTCTGTGAAAGAGGTGGCTTAATTGATTTCATGAATTCAAGGTTGCAACATAGATTGACTGAGGCGGAAATCCTTACTATTATGAGCCATACAAGTCAAGGTATCGCTGCAATGCATAGATTACAGCCTGCGCTTTTGCATCGTGATATtaagattgaaaatgtCTTAATCTCgcaaaataatgaatataaaGTTTGTGATTTTGGATCAGTTTGTGGAATAGTTAGACCACCAAAGAATCAACaagaatttaattttgtttaCCACGATATTATGAAGAATACAACTGCTCAGTACAGGTCCCCGGAAATGTTAGACCTTTCAAAAGGTCTCccaatcaatgaaaaatcagaTATATGGGCTTTGGGAGTCTTTCTTTACAAACTTTGTTATTACACAACACCTttcgaaaaaaatggaGGAGAAGCTGCTATTTTACAAGCCAGGTTTCAATATCCTTCTTACCCAATGTATAGTGATAGActtaaaaatttaatcaGAGTCATGCTATCGAAAAATCCAAGCGATAGACCCAATGTATGTCAAGTATTAGAAGAAGTGTCAAGGTTACAGGGTATTCCATGCCCTATCAGAAACTTTTATCTGTTAAGGGCGATGGAAAACAACAAAAGAACAATAGAACAACCTGTGCAAAATGTTTATATGCCTACTACCTTATCACAACCTAGTACACAAATGAATCTAGCAAGTCTTAATGACACTCTACCAACAGCAGCATTAAAATTCAACCAAACTACAATCCCACCTACAAATCAGCACTCACCACATTTATTGCATACACAAACATTGCCCCTTCCAACTAATGACCATCCTGTAGCGATTTCACATGTCCAAGATAAAATTTCCCCTCATGAGTTACTGAAAAAATCTTCTAAATCATTGGGCTCTACCGGTACATCAAATAAGAATGTCATAGACACATCGGCTCCAGATCATTTCACCAAATTACTGCATGCTTCAAAAAATACCGATCTATCTTATCAACCAGTTACAGTACCGACTTCTTCAAGCCTTTATAACTTACCAAGAGCTAACTTATCATCAAGTCCACAAAAAAGCTGGAAAAGTATAAATGATAATTATGATGTTAGCAAACGTCCAACGAACTACGTAGATGAAGAGACACAAACTTATACTGGCCAGTCTACTTTCCTTCGCAGGACAAGTTCTAATAGATCCAATAGGTCGATAAGCTCGCAATATAGTGGTGTTCAGGAAAACACAACGGGAAGTAGTCTTGTAAGAAAATTGAGtgtcaaattgaaaaatgtgTTGACTGGCGAATCCATCAAATCAAGACAGAATACGGGAGATAGTATCAGATCAGCCATGAATTCAATAAGAAGTGGATTCACaggtaataataacaacacGAGATCAGCTTCTTATGATAATGGGAAACGGTTGTCGTCAGTAAATTTACATATGCATTCAGCAATATTAGAGCAGGATGATTCCGATGAATTTGAGATGCCAAGGTATAATAGTGTGTCTTCCAACACTTTGAAAGACGTTGAAGAGCACGAACGTAGAACTGTAAATACAAGTTCCAGGGAATATTATAGATCACAGTCTCCAGTGAGAATGTCGGTCAATagagaaatgaaaaattctattCAAAAGCGTGTCcaagatttattgaaaaatgcaGAGGAAAATACTACTGCTACCGTGAGGACGGCATCAGGCTACGGTAAATATACTGAttacaataaaaataaagatgagATCTCCCCAACGAAGTCCAGGGTTGCTCAATTTAATCAGTCAACTGCTGCTTTGGCATCCTTGTCAGGGAAACGGAAAAAACCACCTGTCCCGTATAAAAGAGATTCTCTTAAACCAACACCACCTGCAAAACCTGCCTTTTTATCATCTAGACCAGTTGCATCCAGCAGAGTTTCGAGCAATGCCACTGACATGTTGGTTGATCTTAGTGTTGACGACATAGAAAAAGATATTAGAAGGAGGTTTCCGAGTACTGTTGGTTGA
- the NKP2 gene encoding Nkp2p (similar to Saccharomyces cerevisiae NKP2 (YLR315W); ancestral locus Anc_4.132) has translation MSSEKLISDYFSSFLVSKCLSFQEFQKLLEEKSELQANEDDLQKWYSIYQKRDQETLKELEANISLLMKKIRVAELQDLKNQQLSESYSLEEINDSLYRVSELLETRINVLNTNIDSQADKLTELNEILKDVNARNTHAASIRATIQRLNGFKKQLKDVD, from the coding sequence ATGTCCTCAGAGAAGCTTATCAGTGACTATTTCTCCAGTTTTCTGGTTTCCAAATGTTTGAGTTTCCAAGAGTTCCAAAAGCTTCTCGAGGAGAAAAGTGAACTCCAAgcaaatgaagatgaccTACAAAAATGGTATTCTATCTATCAGAAGAGGGATCAagaaactttgaaagaGCTAGAAGCCAATATTTCCCtgttaatgaagaaaatacgAGTAGCAGAGTTACAGGACTTGAAAAATCAGCAATTGAGTGAATCTTATTCGttagaagaaatcaatgataGCTTATACAGAGTAAGTGAACTTCTAGAGACTCGGATTAATGTTCTAAACACGAACATTGATTCCCAGGCTGATAAGCTAACGGAGTTGAACGAGATTCTTAAGGATGTCAATGCAAGAAATACACATGCGGCCAGTATAAGAGCTACTATTCAGAGACTGAATGGTTTCAAGAAACAACTAAAAGATGTAGACTAG
- the BMT5 gene encoding 25S rRNA (uracil2634-N3)-methyltransferase (similar to Saccharomyces cerevisiae YIL096C; ancestral locus Anc_2.280): MARKLKGKATATGLKAALLRHKLEAKSLRKKIQKEQVKPQKKPKHQQNHNQNIKFIPFNKEETLLLVGEGDFSFAKSIVEEEYIKPENLVVTSYDASTTELKLKYPNSFESNYNYLIEQGVKIFFKIDATKLVRTFKISKHTPWLKIMGNSWKFKYLDNIMFNFPHTGKGIKDQDRNIKDHQELVFGFFDSAKQFFKLINGKTKSSKSNHTQGYSMEENDKSNHISEEGYGNIILSLFDGEPYDSWQVKILAKQNQLQVERSNKFQWANYPSYHHKRTNNEQDTTKPARDRDARVYIFKNFEKKKHQVSKKNESDSE, translated from the coding sequence ATGgcaagaaaattgaagggCAAAGCTACGGCGACAGGTCTGAAAGCTGCATTGTTGAGACATAAGTTAGAGGCCAAGTCTTTGAGGAAAAAGATCCAAAAAGAACAAGTTAAACCTCAAAAGAAGCCAAAACATCAACAAAATCACAATCAaaacatcaaatttatacCTTTCAACAAGGAAGAGACCTTATTGTTAGTAGGCGAAGGGGATTTCTCGTTTGCTAAGTCGATTGTTGAGGAAGAATATATCAAACCAGAGAATCTTGTTGTGACAAGTTATGATGCATCTACAactgaattgaaattgaagtaTCCCAATTCATTTGAGTCCAACTATAACTATTTGATTGAACAAGGTGTTAAgatattcttcaaaatagaTGCGACGAAATTGGTTCGTACtttcaagatttcaaaacatACACCATGGTTGAAAATTATGGGAAATTCAtggaaattcaaatatttggataATATCATGTTCAATTTCCCACATACTGGGAAAGGTATTAAGGATCAAGATCGTAATATCAAAGATCATCAAGAATTAgtatttggattttttgaCAGTGCAAAACAGTTCTTCAAATTAATCAACGGTAAGACAAAATCGAGTAAATCGAATCATACGCAAGGTTATTCAATGGAGGAGAACGATAAATCCAATCATATAAGTGAAGAAGGTTACGGTAAcattattttatctttatttgatGGTGAACCATACGACTCATGGCAAGTGAAAATTCTGGCAAAGCAAAATCAACTTCAAGTAGAAAGGTCgaataaatttcaatgggCAAATTATCCATCATACCATCATAAGAGAACAAATAATGAACAAGATACTACAAAGCCTGCAAGAGATAGAGACGCTCGAgtatatattttcaagaattttgaaaagaagaagcatCAGGTAAGTAAGAAGAATGAAAGTGATTCAGAATGa
- the FYV10 gene encoding glucose-induced degradation complex subunit FYV10 (similar to Saccharomyces cerevisiae FYV10 (YIL097W); ancestral locus Anc_2.279): MATLINEPDTDFHLQLNEQSFHIPYELLTRNFKLLNELIERESSLLNKKFHELNSLLSKNAISHDKIAITKLNSIIKSIDLFEAKLNDKITRESELLNRIKLRINFFQDLQTFKDNHDTNKLIDWYQKYSNLLIGEYLTRFPIIEKSGKRFLTEQNLQNLLDFDILEKANYISNALVNSHDLQPLIAWIDENNNYLNKRKSILEFKARFQEYLELLKLNDHKNAIRSLQRNLLPFMNTNFDDLKIACGLLVFMENCSNDTPNTIITNHDNIDTREKAYEYFFHKRLDLSMNTDINKMKSLSNSENLDRYRELLDDHRWTILKDTFLDEYYSLYGISKNDPLLIYISLGIPTLKTKACLQSDNSIPSEYNILQKHNKNYLKNSCPVCNDSFAPIAENLPFAHHTESKLFENPVMLPNGNVYDSNKLKEMSHLLIVEKIANLKDNEIFDPISKTVFKESDFVTMYPT, translated from the coding sequence ATGGCTACGTTGATTAACGAACCAGATACAGACTTCCACTTACAATTGAATGAACAATCTTTCCACATCCCATACGAATTATTGActagaaatttcaaattactCAATGAACTCATCGAAAGGGAATCGTCACTATTGAATAAGAAATTTCATGAATTGAATTCGTTACTCTCCAAAAATGCAATCTCTCATGATAAGATAGCCATTACTAAATTGAACAGTATCATAAAGAGCATCGATCTATTCGAAGCCAAGTTAAATGACAAAATTACAAGAGAATctgaattattgaatagAATCAAATTaagaatcaatttctttcaggATTTACAGACTTTTAAAGATAACCATGATACTAATAAATTAATAGACTGGTATCAAAAGTACTCCAATTTACTTATCGGTGAATATTTAACTAGATTCCCCATCATCGAAAAATCTGGTAAAAGATTTCTCACCGAACAAAATTTACAGAATCTATTGGATTTTGACATCTTGGAGAAAGCAAATTATATCTCAAATGCCTTGGTGAATAGTCATGATTTACAACCTTTAATCGCTTggattgatgaaaataacaattATCTAAATAAACGTAAATCAATACTAGAATTTAAGGcaagatttcaagaatatttggaattgttaaaattgaatgatcATAAAAATGCAATCAGATCTTTACAACGGAATCTTTTACCATTCATGaatacaaattttgatgactTGAAGATTGCTTGTGGTTTATTGGTCTTCATGGAAAACTGTTCCAATGATACTCCAAACACAATTATAACAAATcatgataatattgataCAAGGGAAAAAGCTTAcgaatatttctttcataaGCGGTTAGATTTATCAATGAATACAGACatcaataaaatgaaatcattaagTAATTCAGAAAATTTAGATCGATATAGAGAACTATTAGATGATCATAGATGGACAATATTAAAGGATACTTTCCTAGATGAATATTACTCATTGTATGGTATCTCCAAAAATGATCCTTTACTGATTTATATCTCCCTAGGAATACCAACATTAAAGACAAAAGCATGTTTACAATCTGATAATTCAATACCATCAGAATATAACATCCTACAAAAacataataaaaattacttaaaaaattcatgTCCTGTTTGTAACGATTCATTTGCTCCCATTGCAGAAAATTTACCATTCGCGCATCACActgaatcaaaattattcgAAAATCCTGTAATGTTACCAAATGGTAACGTTTAcgattcaaataaattaaaggAGATGTCACATTTACTAATcgttgaaaaaattgcaaatttgaaagataatgaGATATTTGATCCCATATCAAAAACGGTATTCAAAGAATCTGATTTTGTTACAATGTACCCTACCTAA
- the IDH1 gene encoding isocitrate dehydrogenase (NAD(+)) IDH1 (similar to Saccharomyces cerevisiae IDH1 (YNL037C); ancestral locus Anc_2.278), whose amino-acid sequence MLRNTLLRRSISTISPKKYGGRFQITLIPGNGIGKEVTDSVRSIFQAENLPIDWEIVNIESHRDGIKTAVDSIKRNKIALKGIWSSDPIDGSLNVALRKQLDIFANVAIFKSFDNVNTRIPNVDLVVIRENTEGEFSGLEHESVDGVVESLKIVTKPKTERIARFAFDFAKKHNRNHVTAVHKANIMKLGDGLFKNIVAHIGNNEYPEIKNSSIIVDNASMQAVAKPHQFDVLVSPSMYGTILGNIGAALIGGPGLVPGANFGRDYAVFEPGSRHVGLDIKGQNVANPTAMILSATWMLRHLGLTSPAERITNAVKHVIAQGTTVTKDIGGTASTTEFTDAVINELQSTV is encoded by the coding sequence ATGCTCAGAAACACTCTGCTCAGAAGatcaatttcaacaatatCCCCTAAGAAATACGGCGGAAGATTTCAGATCACTCTGATTCCAGGTAATGGCATAGGTAAAGAAGTCACCGATTCCGTACGTTCAATCTTTCAAGCTGAAAATTTACCCATTGATTGGGAAATAGTAAACATCGAATCTCATAGAGATGGTATCAAAACCGCTGTGGACTCCATCAAGAGAAATAAAATCGCTCTCAAAGGTATCTGGTCAAGTGACCCCATCGATGGCTCATTGAATGTCGCCTTAAGAAAACAATTAGATATATTCGCTAACGTCgcaattttcaaatctttcgATAACGTCAATACTAGAATACCAAACGTAGATCTAGTCGTCATTAGAGAAAATACTGAAGGCGAATTCTCCGGTCTAGAACATGAGTCTGTAGACGGTGTCGTCGAATCTCTGAAAATAGTAACTAAACCAAAAACTGAAAGAATCGCAAGATTCGCATTCGATTTTGCAAAGAAACACAATAGAAATCATGTCACCGCAGTACATAAAGCtaatataatgaaattggGCGATggtcttttcaaaaatatagtGGCTCATATCGGTAATAACGAATATCCAGAAATTAAAAACTCGTCAATAATCGTAGATAATGCTTCGATGCAAGCTGTCGCCAAACCACACCAATTTGATGTCCTCGTATCCCCGTCTATGTACGGTACCATCCTAGGTAACATCGGTGCCGCATTGATCGGAGGACCCGGTCTAGTACCAGGGGCAAACTTTGGTAGAGACTACGCCGTCTTCGAACCAGGTTCAAGACACGTAGGTCTCGATATCAAGGGCCAAAACGTCGCAAATCCCACCGCAATGATACTCTCAGCTACATGGATGCTAAGACATCTGGGGCTCACCTCTCCAGCTGAAAGAATCACTAACGCCGTCAAACACGTCATCGCCCAAGGAACAACTGTCACAAAAGATATCGGTGGCACCGCATCCACCACAGAATTCACTGACGCTGTAATAAATGAACTTCAATCAACTGTATAG
- the KAFR0J01420 gene encoding uncharacterized protein codes for MRRNRRRVTARVNWGGEENGTNGKETIQIFCVSKKLRQCYPPVEPKPPSSLGLGSIYCCSSSVHRSPTRLAANLTLSVCSNGGGLPNFPRTTSTAIRLLRYPATSSFTNLDFLPLPLQLRRVTPLTPPLPLCFHKPFLSYLINSLITLLYIYFVVLLLCFFFFLLSRFLGLFSYPE; via the coding sequence ATGAGGAGAAACAGGAGGCGGGTGACGGCACGAGTAAATTGGGGTGGGGAGGAGAATGGAACGAACGGAAAAGAGACAATACAAATTTTCTGTGTGAGCAAGAAGCTACGTCAGTGTTACCCGCCTGTCGAACCCAAGCCACCATCATCGTTGGGCTTGGGCTCCATTTATTGTTGTTCGTCATCAGTACACCGCAGTCCTACGCGTCTGGCGGCTAACCTCACCCTTTCTGTCTGCTCCAATGGCGGTGGTCTGCCAAACTTCCCTCGAACGACGTCAACGGCCATTCGACTCCTCAGGTACCCGGCAACCTCGTCGTTCACAAATCTCGACTTCCTGCCGTTGCCGTTACAGTTGCGCAGGGTAACACCACTAACACCACCACTGCCGCTGTGCTTCCACAAGCCATTCTTATCATATTTGATCAACTCTCTTATCACTCTTCTATACATTTATTTCGTCGTGTTGTTGCTGtgcttctttttcttcttgctcTCGCGATTTCTCGGTCTCTTTTCATATCCCGAATAA
- the NCE103 gene encoding carbonate dehydratase NCE103 (similar to Saccharomyces cerevisiae NCE103 (YNL036W); ancestral locus Anc_2.275), which produces MLYSTIYFLSNNPIIHTSIIHMGQQFQLLPESPPYIAIPPHEPHVMYIGCCDARYNESCLDLSRGETFKLNTIANSINVNDPAAMSSLEYAVLYLNVKKITIVGHNDCGGIKACLYNDYNNLPKNLKCHLKELNTLCQDYNKMKFSTIDPIKLISIQNIKLQIDKLNSIDFIQSAIEKQKLVLSGMIYNLDTNILEHII; this is translated from the coding sequence ATGCTCTATTCTACTATTTACTTTCTCTCTAATAATCCCATTATCCATACATCCATAATACATATGGGACAACAATTTCAACTATTACCAGAATCTCCTCCGTACATAGCTATTCCTCCGCATGAACCTCACGTGATGTACATCGGGTGTTGTGACGCTCGATATAACGAATCCTGTCTCGATTTGTCACGTGGTGAAACGTTCAAATTAAACACTATAGCAAATTCGATCAATGTCAATGACCCCGCCGCAATGAGCTCCTTGGAATACGCCGTTCTGTATTTAAACGTTAAAAAGATCACCATAGTCGGTCATAACGATTGTGGCGGTATTAAAGCGTGTCTCTACAACGATTACAATAATCTAcctaaaaatttaaaatgtCATCTCAAAGAATTAAACACGCTATGTCAAgattataataaaatgaaattctCAACTATCGACCCAATTAAACTCATatcaattcaaaatatcaaattacAAATCGATAAACTGAATTCTATAGACTTCATTCAATCAGCAATCGAAAAACAAAAGTTAGTACTCTCTGGTATGATCTACAATTTAGATACAAACATCCTGGAAcatattatttaa